The DNA segment CGTGGAAGGTGAGGGCGAAAGCCGCTTGCTGCGGATGAAGCGCCGCTGCCCAAAGTGCAGCACGGCTATGGACAGCTACCTGGTAGACGAAACCCGCAAACTACACGTGTGTGGCAACAATCCGGACTGCTCCGGGTATGAAGTCGAACAAGGCAGTTTTCGTATTAAGGGTTACGATGGCCCAACGCTGGACTGCGATAAGTGCAGCAGCGAAATGCAGCTGAAAACCGGTCGTTTCGGTAAGTACTTCGGCTGCACCAACGATGAGTGTAAAAACACCCGTAAGCTGCTGAAAAGTGGCGAGCCTGCACCGCCCAAGATGGATCCGGTGGCGATGCCGGAGTTGCAGTGTCAGAAAGTGGATGACACCTATGTGTTGCGAGATGGCGCGTCCGGCATGTTTCTGGCAGCCAGTAAATTTCCCAAGAATCGGGAAACCCGTCCGCCGCTGGTACTGGAAATTAAACCTCATCGCGACGAAATTGATCCCAAGCACAACTACTTGATGGAGGCACCAGAGCACGATTCTGAGGGTAATCCGTCGGTGATCCGCTACAGCCGGAAAACCAAAGAGCAGTATGTAATGTCAGAAAAAGACGGCAAAGCGACTGGTTGGTCGGCTTGGTACGTGAGCGGCAAGTGGCAGCCTAAACAGAAATGAGTGCGGCGGACTGAGTCTGAAGTGATGGGCGGGTGGAAACCCGCCCATTATCGTTTATAACGACGAAAAAGCTCGGCTACTGAACGTCGGCGCTTTACTTTTTCGGGCGCAAACGCTTGATCAGCGACGACGTATCCCAGCGCTCGCCACCCATCTGCTGCACATCTCCGTAGAACTGATCCACCAGTGCTGCTACTGGCAGACGGGCGCCGTTTTTGCGCGCCTCTTCCAGGCAGATGGCCAGATCTTTACGCATCCAGTTCACCGCAAAACCGTGTTCGAATTCACCAGCAATCATGGTGGCGGACCGGTTTTCCATTTGCCAGGACTGGGCTGCTCCCTTAGAGATCACTTCAACAACTTTACTGGCATCCAGGCCAGCCTGCTCGGCAAAGTGCAGTGCTTCTGACAACCCCTGAACCAAACCTGCAATGGCAATCTGATTGACCATTTTTGTCTTTTGACCTGCGCCAGCTGGCCCCATAAGATTCAGAGCTTTAGCGTAGGTGCTTAACACCGGTTCTGCCGTTGTAAAGTCGCTGCTGCTGCCACCGCACATGATAGTCAGTTGGCCCTTTTCGGCGCCTTGTTGTCCACCAGACACGGGCGCATCCATAAAGCCGAGTTGGCGCTGTGCGGCTAATACTGCCAAGCGTTCGGCAGCCATGGCCGAGGCGGTAGTGTGGTCAATCAGCAGTGTTTCCTGGGCGGCGTTAGCGAGAATACCAGCGTCGCCTTCATACACCGCCCGCAAATCATCGTCGTTGCCCACGCAGGTAAGAACGATGGTGCTGCCTTGCACTGCTTCTGCGATGCTGGCGCAGGCTTTACCGTTATAGTCTTTTGCCCACTGCTGACTTTTGCTGCTGGTACGATTCCACACTTGGACATCGTAGCCGGCTGCTGCCAAATGTCCGGCCATGGGATAACCCATAACGCCAAGACCAATAAAGCTCACGGTTGTCATGATTTGCTCCTCAGGGTTGGTACAAAACAAAAAAACCGCTAAAACTAGCGGTTTTTCTGATATTTGATCAGGATGTTTGCATCACTGAATCACTCTTTCGGGTAATCGCGCTTGGGCGAACCCGTGTAAAGCTGGCGCGGACGACCAATTCGGTAATTACCGCTAACCATTTCGTTCCAATGAGAGAACCAGCCAATGGTGCGTGACATGGCAAAAACAACGGTGAACATGGATGTCGGAATGCCGATTGCCTTGAGGATCAGGCCAGAGTAAAAATCTACGTTCGGGTAAAGCTTTCGCTCAACGAAGTACTCGTCTTCGAGGGCGATTTTTTCCAGGCGCCGCGCAATGCGCAGCAGTGGATCGTTTTCGAGGCCCAGTTCGCTGAGTACTTCATGAGCAGTTTCGGCCATGACTTTGGCCCGGGGATCAAAGTTTTTGTAGACCCGGTGGCCAAAACCCATCAGGCGGAACGGGTCGTTTTTGTCTTTGGCTCTTGCAATGAAGGCTTCGATGTTCGCTTCTTCGCCAATTTCGGCCAGCATAGCCAACACCGCTTCGTTGGCGCCGCCGTGAGCAGGTCCCCAGAGTGCTGCAATGCCAGAAGCCATACATGCGTAAGGGTTGGCGCCAGTAGAGCCTGCCAGACGCACGGTAGACGTGGATGCGTTCTGTTCGTGGTCAGCGTGCAGGATGAAGATTTTGTCCATTGCGTTGGCCAGGACTGGATTTGGCTTATATTCCTCACATGGGGTGGCAAACATCATCTGCAAAAAATTTTCGGCGTAAGACAAGTCGTTGCGTGGGTAAATAAAGGGTTGGCCCATGCTGTACTTGTAACACCAAGCTGCAATGGTGGGCATTTTCGCGATCAGGCGGTGGCCGGTAATTTCGCGCTGGTGTTCATCGGTTACGTCCATTTGGTCGTGATAGAACGCCGATAAAGCGCCCACG comes from the Marinobacter psychrophilus genome and includes:
- the gltA gene encoding citrate synthase, encoding MTDRKATLTVGNKSLELPVYSGTVGPDVIDVRSLVQQGVFTYDPGFVSTAACESAITFIDGDKGVLLHRGYPIEQLAEHSDYLELCWLLLHGELPTAEENKAFHETIKNHTMLHDQMRNFFNGFRRDAHPMAIMCGVVGALSAFYHDQMDVTDEHQREITGHRLIAKMPTIAAWCYKYSMGQPFIYPRNDLSYAENFLQMMFATPCEEYKPNPVLANAMDKIFILHADHEQNASTSTVRLAGSTGANPYACMASGIAALWGPAHGGANEAVLAMLAEIGEEANIEAFIARAKDKNDPFRLMGFGHRVYKNFDPRAKVMAETAHEVLSELGLENDPLLRIARRLEKIALEDEYFVERKLYPNVDFYSGLILKAIGIPTSMFTVVFAMSRTIGWFSHWNEMVSGNYRIGRPRQLYTGSPKRDYPKE
- a CDS encoding NAD(P)-dependent oxidoreductase yields the protein MTTVSFIGLGVMGYPMAGHLAAAGYDVQVWNRTSSKSQQWAKDYNGKACASIAEAVQGSTIVLTCVGNDDDLRAVYEGDAGILANAAQETLLIDHTTASAMAAERLAVLAAQRQLGFMDAPVSGGQQGAEKGQLTIMCGGSSSDFTTAEPVLSTYAKALNLMGPAGAGQKTKMVNQIAIAGLVQGLSEALHFAEQAGLDASKVVEVISKGAAQSWQMENRSATMIAGEFEHGFAVNWMRKDLAICLEEARKNGARLPVAALVDQFYGDVQQMGGERWDTSSLIKRLRPKK